Proteins from a genomic interval of Streptomyces sp. NBC_01445:
- a CDS encoding extracellular solute-binding protein, translated as MSVSRRNLLRGALFGAAAAATAPALSACTSIATASTDAIQYWNPFTGGDGGLMKDMVSQVERRVSGLRTTTTVLDWGASYYTKLAMASAGGRAPDVAIMHASRFAGYAPGGLLDPWDMDILREFGVTPRTLNPKTYKRGTYQGDQYALPLDTHPFVVFYDKEVMAKADLVDSDGKLLPFDGPEGYLDAAKRLRSVNKGGLGPVYGHVNDTAQNWRMFWSLFPQTGAEFDLSGKKAVIDRDAAVKVVTFMQQLTAPQCRTMDPATSVGSFASRKAPFIFTGEWDSAAFSQIKGMDLGAAPFPQIYDKPASWADSHMFVLPHQDNPDPERRRTTHRLVAELFKASFTWAKAGHIPGYLPVVESRKYQHLEPQIDYAAAAKSPALDPPAWFMGAGADVQVQLCQSIQTALVGANSAATAVDKMITALNFYLGKPNPA; from the coding sequence ATGTCCGTTTCCCGCAGAAACCTGCTGCGCGGTGCCCTGTTCGGGGCGGCCGCGGCCGCGACGGCCCCGGCCCTGAGCGCGTGCACCTCGATCGCCACCGCGAGCACCGACGCCATCCAGTACTGGAATCCGTTCACCGGCGGCGACGGCGGCCTCATGAAGGACATGGTGAGCCAGGTCGAGCGCCGGGTGTCCGGGCTCAGGACAACCACCACGGTCCTGGACTGGGGCGCCTCGTACTACACCAAGCTGGCGATGGCGTCGGCCGGCGGGCGTGCGCCCGACGTGGCGATCATGCATGCGTCGCGGTTCGCGGGCTACGCGCCCGGCGGGCTGCTCGACCCGTGGGACATGGACATCCTCCGGGAGTTCGGCGTCACACCGCGCACGCTCAACCCGAAGACGTACAAGCGCGGCACGTACCAGGGTGATCAGTACGCGCTGCCGCTCGACACCCACCCCTTCGTCGTCTTCTACGACAAGGAGGTGATGGCCAAGGCCGACCTGGTGGACAGCGACGGGAAGTTGCTGCCCTTCGACGGACCCGAGGGCTATCTGGACGCGGCCAAGCGGCTGCGGTCCGTCAACAAGGGCGGGCTCGGTCCGGTGTACGGGCACGTCAACGACACCGCCCAGAACTGGCGGATGTTCTGGTCGCTGTTCCCGCAGACGGGCGCCGAGTTCGACTTGTCCGGCAAGAAGGCCGTCATCGACCGGGATGCGGCCGTGAAGGTCGTCACCTTCATGCAGCAGTTGACCGCACCCCAGTGCCGGACCATGGACCCCGCCACCTCCGTGGGCTCCTTCGCCAGCCGCAAGGCCCCGTTCATCTTCACCGGCGAGTGGGACTCGGCCGCGTTCAGCCAGATCAAGGGGATGGACCTGGGCGCCGCGCCCTTTCCTCAGATCTACGACAAGCCCGCGTCCTGGGCCGACAGCCACATGTTCGTCCTGCCGCACCAGGACAACCCCGACCCCGAGCGGCGGCGTACCACGCACCGCCTGGTCGCGGAGCTGTTCAAGGCGAGCTTCACCTGGGCCAAGGCAGGCCACATTCCCGGATATCTGCCGGTCGTCGAGTCGCGGAAGTATCAGCATCTGGAGCCGCAGATCGACTACGCGGCCGCGGCGAAGTCACCGGCCCTCGACCCGCCGGCCTGGTTCATGGGCGCCGGCGCCGATGTCCAGGTGCAGCTGTGCCAGTCCATCCAGACCGCGCTGGTCGGCGCCAACTCCGCGGCGACCGCCGTGGACAAGATGATCACGGCCCTGAACTTCTATCTCGGCAAGCCGAATCCCGCCTGA
- a CDS encoding glycoside hydrolase family 2 protein gives MSTLSEERPHPDPQNADIPRAEYPRPGFVRDDWLTLNGTWQFAFDPGDSGLERGLVHSELPERITVPFCPESELSGIGDTDFHQAVWYRRTVRIPEDWRGRRPVLHFGAVDHDATVWVNGREVARHSGGFTSFSADLGGVVSAGDEAVVVVRARDPRQGPQARGKQSGQYANYSCHYTRTTGIWQSVWLEPVADTHLGRPRITPDLAAGCFHLELPLSGSRAGHRIRARLTDEQGTVVEAAVAAHLDLAPRLVLPLPEERRRTWSPEDPHLYEIHLDVVNGSGTVVDSARCTAGLRSVTIEGKRVLLNGKPVFQRLVLDQGWYPDGLMTAPDDAALVRDIELSLAAGFNGARLHQKVFEERFLHHADRLGYLVWGEFGDWGASSGPLSGDNQQQTVGFAAQWLEAVERDYSHPSIIGWCPLNETRQQLHDRHTTLDDATRAMFLATKSADTSRPVLDASGYSHRVAETDVYDSHCYEQDPEAFRELMAGLDKNAPFINPQDEPGETEWSVPYRGQPYFCSEFGGIWWNPEEAAAAGGEDQDVSWGYGQRPRDEEEFHHRFAGLTGVLLDDPDMFGYCYTQLTDVFQEQNGVYRFDRSVKLDVERVRAAQLRPAAIESDTEGAA, from the coding sequence ATGTCAACTCTGTCTGAAGAGCGCCCCCATCCCGATCCCCAGAACGCCGACATCCCCCGCGCCGAGTACCCTCGCCCCGGCTTCGTCCGGGACGACTGGCTCACTCTCAACGGCACCTGGCAGTTCGCCTTCGATCCGGGCGACAGCGGACTCGAGCGCGGCCTGGTCCACTCCGAGTTGCCCGAGCGGATCACTGTCCCCTTCTGCCCGGAGTCGGAGTTGTCAGGCATCGGGGACACCGACTTCCACCAGGCCGTCTGGTACCGCCGCACAGTCCGGATACCCGAGGACTGGCGGGGCCGGCGTCCCGTCCTCCACTTCGGGGCTGTCGACCACGACGCCACCGTTTGGGTCAACGGGCGTGAAGTGGCCCGCCACAGCGGCGGGTTCACCTCCTTCAGCGCCGACCTCGGCGGTGTGGTGAGCGCGGGCGACGAGGCGGTCGTCGTCGTGCGTGCCAGAGACCCCCGGCAGGGCCCGCAGGCCCGTGGCAAGCAGTCCGGCCAGTACGCCAACTACAGCTGCCATTACACGCGCACGACCGGAATCTGGCAGTCGGTGTGGCTGGAGCCGGTGGCCGACACTCATCTGGGGCGGCCCCGCATCACGCCGGACCTCGCCGCCGGCTGCTTCCACCTCGAACTTCCCCTGTCCGGCAGCCGCGCGGGCCATCGCATCCGGGCCCGGCTCACCGACGAGCAGGGCACCGTGGTCGAGGCTGCGGTCGCGGCCCACCTCGATCTCGCGCCGCGCCTCGTGCTGCCCCTCCCGGAGGAGCGGCGCAGGACCTGGTCGCCCGAGGACCCGCACCTGTACGAGATCCACCTCGACGTGGTGAACGGCTCCGGCACCGTGGTCGACAGTGCCCGCTGCACCGCGGGGCTGCGCTCGGTCACCATCGAGGGCAAGCGTGTCCTGCTCAACGGCAAGCCGGTCTTCCAGCGACTCGTCCTCGACCAGGGCTGGTACCCGGACGGGCTGATGACAGCGCCCGACGACGCCGCGCTGGTCCGTGACATCGAGCTGTCGCTCGCCGCCGGGTTCAACGGGGCCCGTCTGCACCAGAAGGTCTTCGAGGAGCGCTTCCTCCACCACGCGGACCGCCTGGGCTACCTGGTGTGGGGCGAGTTCGGCGACTGGGGCGCGAGCAGCGGCCCGCTGAGCGGCGACAACCAGCAGCAGACCGTCGGCTTCGCCGCCCAGTGGCTGGAGGCCGTCGAGCGGGACTACTCGCACCCCTCGATCATCGGCTGGTGCCCGCTCAACGAGACCCGTCAGCAGCTCCACGACCGGCACACCACGCTCGACGACGCGACCCGTGCGATGTTCCTCGCCACCAAGTCCGCCGACACCTCGCGCCCGGTGCTCGACGCCTCCGGCTACTCCCACCGCGTAGCCGAGACGGACGTCTACGACTCGCACTGCTACGAGCAGGACCCCGAGGCCTTCCGGGAACTGATGGCGGGGCTCGACAAGAACGCGCCGTTCATCAATCCGCAGGACGAGCCGGGTGAGACCGAATGGTCGGTGCCGTACCGCGGACAGCCGTATTTCTGCAGCGAGTTCGGCGGCATCTGGTGGAACCCGGAGGAGGCCGCGGCAGCGGGCGGCGAGGACCAGGACGTCTCGTGGGGATACGGGCAGCGCCCCCGGGACGAGGAGGAGTTCCATCATCGCTTCGCCGGTCTGACCGGGGTGCTCCTCGACGACCCGGACATGTTCGGCTACTGCTACACCCAGCTCACCGACGTGTTCCAGGAGCAGAACGGCGTCTACCGTTTCGACCGCTCCGTCAAGCTCGACGTCGAGCGGGTCCGTGCCGCTCAACTGCGCCCGGCCGCCATCGAGTCGGACACCGAGGGAGCGGCGTGA
- a CDS encoding integrase core domain-containing protein yields the protein MALDRRMDSLRFLLRDRDSKYTASFDAVFEADDVKILFSPPRAPKANAICERAVGTLRRDLLDRTLIYNEAHAVKVLTEYTQHYNRHRPQQSRQQLPPDSTESPAPATLADLQVHKIRRRSALGGLIKEYQRAALPNDITTAHGIESYFRA from the coding sequence ATGGCACTGGACCGCCGCATGGACTCGCTGCGTTTCCTCCTGCGGGACCGGGACAGCAAGTACACCGCCTCTTTCGACGCCGTCTTCGAGGCCGACGACGTAAAGATCCTGTTCAGCCCTCCCCGGGCACCCAAGGCGAACGCGATCTGCGAAAGAGCCGTGGGCACCCTGCGCCGCGACCTCCTCGATCGGACCCTGATCTACAACGAGGCCCATGCGGTGAAGGTGCTGACCGAGTACACCCAGCACTACAACAGGCACAGACCCCAGCAATCCCGGCAGCAACTGCCCCCGGACAGCACCGAATCGCCTGCCCCGGCCACCCTCGCCGACCTCCAGGTCCACAAGATCCGACGACGATCCGCCCTCGGAGGGTTGATCAAGGAGTACCAGCGGGCCGCCTTACCAAACGACATCACCACAGCTCACGGCATCGAATCGTATTTCCGAGCGTGA